From the genome of Cellvibrio japonicus Ueda107, one region includes:
- a CDS encoding gluconate 5-dehydrogenase: protein MTHPLFDLRGKVALITGATHGLGMAMASGLASAGAKLIINGNSSQEKIDKAVEYYRAQGFQAFGYRFNVTDEDQVTAAVEQIEKDHGAIDILINNAGIIKRTPLLEMSLEDFEEVIKIDLTGVFTMTRPVARKMVERRQGKIINVCSMMSELGRNSVGAYAAAKGGLKMLTKNMATEWAKHNVQVNGIGPGYFATSQTEPIRVDGHPFNEFIINRTPAAKWGDPDDLQGATIFLASKASDFVTGQIVYVDGGILATIGKPSNEA, encoded by the coding sequence ATGACACATCCTTTGTTTGATTTACGCGGAAAAGTTGCGCTGATTACCGGCGCAACCCACGGCCTGGGTATGGCAATGGCATCCGGGCTCGCCAGCGCTGGTGCCAAGCTGATTATCAATGGCAATTCATCCCAGGAAAAAATTGATAAAGCCGTTGAATATTATCGCGCTCAAGGTTTTCAAGCCTTCGGTTACCGATTTAACGTGACGGATGAAGACCAGGTCACGGCGGCTGTTGAGCAAATTGAAAAAGACCATGGCGCGATTGATATTCTGATCAACAATGCTGGCATTATTAAACGTACACCACTGCTGGAAATGTCACTGGAAGATTTTGAAGAAGTCATCAAGATCGATTTGACTGGTGTATTCACTATGACCCGCCCGGTAGCGCGTAAAATGGTTGAGCGCCGCCAAGGGAAGATCATCAACGTCTGCTCCATGATGAGCGAACTGGGTCGCAATTCTGTCGGTGCTTATGCAGCGGCAAAAGGTGGCCTGAAGATGTTGACCAAAAATATGGCAACCGAATGGGCAAAACACAATGTGCAAGTCAACGGCATTGGCCCTGGCTATTTCGCCACCAGCCAAACCGAACCCATTCGCGTTGATGGCCACCCCTTCAACGAATTCATCATCAACCGCACCCCCGCCGCCAAATGGGGTGATCCGGATGATTTGCAAGGGGCTACGATTTTCCTCGCATCCAAAGCAAGTGATTTTGTGACCGGGCAGATTGTGTATGTAGACGGTGGTATTCTCGCTACTATTGGTAAGCCCAGTAACGAAGCCTAG
- the kduI gene encoding 5-dehydro-4-deoxy-D-glucuronate isomerase, giving the protein MKVLEERFAVHIDDYKHYDTQKLRKHFLVENIFAADEVLFTYTHYERLMVGGAMPVNKAVVLETYDQLKSEYFLQRRELGTINIGGNGKVSVDGEVFAINTKEALYIGRGAKEVIFSSDDASNPAKFYLNSTPAHHSYPTKKVDKENGKVLHMGAGDTCNERDIYQLMINTVLDTCQLQMGMTELKPGSIWNTMPMHTHSRRMEAYFYFNIPQDHAVCHFMGPAEETRHIWVANEQAVVSPPWSMHSGVGTANYTFIWGMAGENHDYTDMDFHKPSELK; this is encoded by the coding sequence ATGAAAGTTCTCGAAGAGCGTTTCGCCGTCCATATCGACGACTACAAACATTACGACACCCAAAAACTGCGCAAGCACTTCCTGGTTGAAAACATTTTTGCGGCCGATGAAGTCCTGTTCACTTACACCCACTACGAGCGTTTGATGGTCGGCGGCGCTATGCCGGTCAACAAGGCAGTTGTACTGGAAACCTATGACCAGTTGAAGTCAGAATACTTCCTGCAACGCCGCGAATTGGGCACTATCAATATCGGTGGTAATGGCAAGGTTTCTGTCGATGGTGAAGTGTTTGCTATCAACACAAAAGAAGCACTTTACATTGGCCGCGGTGCCAAAGAAGTGATTTTCAGCAGCGATGATGCCAGCAACCCCGCCAAGTTTTATTTGAATTCAACACCCGCACATCACAGTTATCCCACCAAGAAAGTGGATAAGGAAAACGGCAAGGTATTACACATGGGTGCAGGAGATACCTGTAACGAGCGCGATATTTATCAGCTCATGATCAATACTGTATTGGATACCTGCCAGCTGCAAATGGGTATGACAGAACTCAAACCCGGCAGTATCTGGAACACCATGCCCATGCACACACACAGCCGCCGTATGGAAGCTTATTTTTACTTCAATATTCCGCAAGACCACGCGGTATGCCATTTCATGGGCCCGGCGGAAGAAACACGCCATATTTGGGTTGCCAATGAACAAGCCGTGGTCTCTCCACCCTGGTCCATGCACTCAGGTGTAGGTACTGCCAATTACACCTTTATCTGGGGTATGGCAGGTGAAAACCACGACTACACGGATATGGATTTCCACAAACCCAGTGAGCTGAAATAA